The nucleotide sequence TCAGAATTAATAGCGACCAGCCCATTGACCAGGTCCAGCAGGAAATTCTCAACCATTTGGGCGTCGGCTGAAAATGGGCGGTGTTGATTTTACTGGTGCAGGGCCATTTCCATCAGGATCGTCTGGGCACTCCGTTCGGGATCGTCCTCCGTGGGGTGGCGCTGCACGTAAGTCCCATCCGATCGCAACTCCCATGCCTGGCGGTTATCTGCCAGGAAAATATCTAACAATTGCTTGAGCTTGGCGGCAATAGTGGGGTCATCAATCGGCGTCACGGCTTCAACCCGGCGATCAAGGTTGCGGGGCATCCAGTCAGCACTACCAATAAACACCTCCGGTTCTCCATTGTTAGAAAACCAGAAAATGCGCGAGTGTTCCAGGTAACGTCCCACAATGCTGATCACACGAATGTTCTCGCTAACGCCTGCAATACCAGGACGCAGACAACAGATTCCCCGCACAATCAGGTCAACCTGTACCCCTGCCTGGGAGGCTTCATAGAGGGTACGAATAATCTGGGGATCAACGAGCGCATTCATTTTGGCAATAATGTGCCCATTTCTACCCTCAGCCATTTCACGGCGGATCAGGGCAACCAGGCGATCGCGGAGTGTCACTGGAGCCACCAGCAACTTGCGATAGGACTTCTGCTTGGAAAACCCGGTGAGATAGTTAAACAGATCCGTCAGGTCTGCGCCCAACTCTTCCCGGCAACTGAGTAAACCCAGATCCGTATAGATGCGGGCAGTCTTGGGATTATAGTTACCGGTGCCAATGTGGACATATCGACGCAACTGACCAGCTTCCTGCCGCACCACCAGCACCACTTTGGTATGGGTCTTCAGCCCCAGCACCCCATAGACCACATGCACACCCGCATTTTCCAGCGCCCGTGCCCAGGTGATGTTGCTCTCTTCATCGAAACGCGCTTTCAGTTCAACCAGAGCCGCCACCTGCTTGCCATTTTCCGCCGCCGCAATCAACGCCTGGATAATCGGTGAATCCCCAGAGGTGCGATAGAGCGTCATTTTAATTGCCAGCACATCCGGGTCGTGGGCAGCCTGAGTCACAAAATACTCGACCGATGCTGTAAATGACTCATAGGGATGATGGACCAGCAAATCACCCTGGCGGATGATGGTAAAGATATCCAGCCCTTCTTCTCCAACCAGATCAGTGTCAGGGAAATCTGCCAGCCGGCGTAATCGAGGGGGAATCACCGGGGTAAAGGGGGGGTCTTTCAGATGGGGGAGTGGAATCCCGGTCAGCGCAAACAGGTCTTTTAAACCCAGTGCCCCATTCATTCTGTAAACGTCATTTTCTGACAGATTCATGCCTTTCATCAAGGTCTGCCGGACAAAATCCGAGGTGGATTCTGGGATTTGCAATCGCACAACTGACCCACCAAATCGCCGCTTGCGCAACTCCTGCTGAATTGCCAGCAGCAGATCCTCCGCTTCGTCTTCCCGCACTTCCAGATCGGCATCTCGCGTGATGCGAAAAACATGATGGTCCTGAATGGTCATCCCCGGAAATAAAGCATCCAGATTATGGGCAATCACCTCTTCCAGAAAAACCCCTGCCCAGACACAGGGTTGCCCGTTGTGGAGATGCATTTCGCAGGGAAACTGAACAAAGCGGGGTAGGGGTCCCACCGGCACCTTGACCCTGGCAAAGGATTCCTGACCTGTCACCGGATCTTTGACCACTACTGCCAGATTCAGACTCAGGTTCGACATGACGGGAAACGGATGGGAGGGGTCCACCGCCAGGGGAGTCAACACCGGAAACACCCGCTCTTCAAAATAGCGCTGCAAGAATAGCCGCTGTTCCTTGTTGAGTGCGCTGTAGCGCAGCAGGTAAATTCCTTCCGCTGCCAGTTGGGGAATCAGTTCCGTTTCAAGACAGTTCAGCACCCGCTCCACCATTGGATGAAGACACTGGCTGATTTCATCGAGCTGTTGCTGGGCGGTACGTCCATCGGGCGTCAGGGTGCTGACTTCTGCGGCAACCTGGTCTTTCAACACCGCCACGCGCACCATGAAAAATTCATCCAGGTTTGACGCAAAGATCGCCGCAAATTTGACCCGCTCCAGAAGAGGCGTGCGCGGATCCAGGGCTTCCTGTAAAACTCGACGGTTAAACTCTAGCCAGCTCAGTTCCCGGTTGAAGTAGTATTGGGGACTGCTCAGGTCAATCTCTGAAGCGGTTGTTTTAGCTCTTGGCATAGGTTTGGCGATCGCACATGTTACCGAATACTCCCAAACTTAGCGGGAATTCGTAAAGTGCGCCAGAATACACCGCCTATCTCCCGAAGTTTATTTACAGCGGTTCTCAGATGAATAAGCCACAGTGATTGAACCAGCCAAGGGCATCGTCAGCAGAAATACACTCGTTGATAATCCTGGTTAAAGCTTGGTCGAGCGCTTCCTGCGTTCGAGCCTTGGCTGAACGCAGGAGCTGCTTGAGTTTTGACCAACATAGTTCAATCGGTGAAAGGTCTGGGGAATAAGGCGGCAGAAACACAACCTTGGCTCCAACCGATTCAATTGCCGCTTGCACGACTGAAGCATGATGCACGGGTAGATTATCCATCAGCACGATCGCCCCTACCCACAATTGCGGAATCAGAATCTCCTGGATGTAGAACAAGAACACGTCAGTATTGACACTGCCAACAATACTCATGCTAGCAATCAACCCATCAATACTCATGCCACCAATCAACGAGATATTCTTGCCCCCATCGCCAGGAGCCTCAGTGTCATACAAGCGTTCACCGATGGGGGCACGACCAGACAAACGAGTCATTGCCAGATGGATGCCCGTTTCATCAATGAAAACCAAGTTGCGCGGGTCGATTGTAAAACTCCACAGGCGATAAGCAAACCGCAAATCCTTCACCCTTTGAGTATCTTGCTGGGAGGCAATCAGTGTTTTTTTTTGACGCTGAGCTTGAGCTTAGACACAGCCTGTTGCATGGTTGATATACTCACCTCCACTCCACTTTGTTGGGCAAAGCGTTCACACAACTCCTTGAGTAGGGCATCCGGTTGAGCCGTGACTAGGGCTTCAACGATGGGCAACTGCTCTTTGCCCAACTTGGCAATGGCTCCTCCTCCGTGCGCTTTAGGCTCCACGGTGCCTGTCTCACAATAGTGTCGCCTTAGATCTCGAATGAACGATAAGCTCACCTTGAAGCGCTCTGCCAGTTGCCGTTGTGATCCTTCTTGAGCTTCATAGGCTGCCATGATTCGTTGCCGTAGATCAACTGACAGAGGGGCGGGCATAAGCAGCTAGCTCCTAGCTTTTGATAGTTGTTTTAGCCTACCAGAATGTGGCTTACTCAATCAATAACGGCTGTAAGTTTCTCAGCCTTTCGGTGTATTGTGACAGAAGAAGCCTGCATCTGAGAGACGCAGTGGTGCTGAATAGCCGGATGAATTGAACGTTTTCAATTCCTACAGCGCTAAATTCGTACCCAAAATCAGCAACACTGGGAGACGATGATAAACAAACAAACAGTCTCGTGGCGCTCAAATGAAGCAGTCAGACAAAGGGGGAGCCGATGAAAAAACTGATCCAGGGGTTGCGTGCGTTCAAAACAAACTATGTTTCGACCCATCGAGAGTTGCTGGAGCACTTGGCCCATGGGCAAAGTCCCAGAGTGTTGTTTATCACCTGCTCGGACTCTCGCATTGTGCCAAGTCTGGTAACCCAGACCGACATCGGTGATCTGTTTGTGATTCGCAACGCGGGCAATATCATTCCACCCTATGGTGCGGCAAATGGCGGCGAAGGGGCATCCATTGAGTATGCTGTTCATGCCCTGGGAATTAATCAGATTGTGGTCTGTGGGCACTCCCACTGCGGTGCCATGAAAGGGTTGCTCCATTTAAACAAACTTCAGGAAGAAATGCCGCTGGTCTATGACTGGCTCAAACACGCGGAAGCAACCCGGCGATTGGTCAAGGAAAACTACAGTGGTCAATACTCAGAGGAAGAGTTGCTGGAAATCGCCATTGCCGAAAATGTCCTGATCCAGATCGATAATCTGAAAACCTATCCCGTGATTCATTCCAGGATTCACCAGAACAAGCTGCAAATTTACGCCTGGGTTTACCACATTGAAACGGGTGAAGTCCTGGCCTATGACCCTGAAACCCACTCCTATATTCCCCCCCAGAGCCAGATTATCGATTCCTCCCCCAATGTTTCTGCCAATACCCGCACCATCGTTTCCAATGCGCCGCCGGTCGCCTGTGAGCTTCCTCTGGCAGAAGGCATCCCGGCTGATGAGATAGAGCAGGAGTTTGCGAAGGTCAGAGAATCCCATCTATCCTCTTCCAAGACCCGTGACATAGATGCGCTGCCCTGGCTTTCTCCTGAACAGGCAGAGCGGATCTATCGGGGTTCAATTGGCAAAAACAAGTTATAAGCAATTAGCAGAACACATCCTCATGGGCCGAGATCATGCTCGATAAACCCGGTGCTTCTTCCCCATCGCCATCCCTCCAGGATATTGCCAGAGCCTTTCGTCTTGCCGGATGGGTAGGGTTTTGGGCACAGCTTGTATTGACCGTAGTGTCGGGTATTATCCTGCTATTTGCCGGACTCAGTGGTTCCCCCGCCGGTACCAACCAACCCAGTCCTGGCACGGGTGTTGGTGTGGTGGTAACGCTGTTTGGCATCCTGGTCCTGTTGTTCAACCTGTACTGGGCAGTGTTTCGCTACATTCCGATTGGGCGAAATCTGGAGGGTCCGCCATCGGGTCGCCCCAAACGTGCTGAGACCATCCAGGTTCTACGGACAGGGTTAATTGCCAGTCTGATTGGAATGTTTCTTTCTTTACTGGGGGCACAGGCAACCGTAGGT is from Leptothermofonsia sichuanensis E412 and encodes:
- the ppk1 gene encoding polyphosphate kinase 1, producing MPRAKTTASEIDLSSPQYYFNRELSWLEFNRRVLQEALDPRTPLLERVKFAAIFASNLDEFFMVRVAVLKDQVAAEVSTLTPDGRTAQQQLDEISQCLHPMVERVLNCLETELIPQLAAEGIYLLRYSALNKEQRLFLQRYFEERVFPVLTPLAVDPSHPFPVMSNLSLNLAVVVKDPVTGQESFARVKVPVGPLPRFVQFPCEMHLHNGQPCVWAGVFLEEVIAHNLDALFPGMTIQDHHVFRITRDADLEVREDEAEDLLLAIQQELRKRRFGGSVVRLQIPESTSDFVRQTLMKGMNLSENDVYRMNGALGLKDLFALTGIPLPHLKDPPFTPVIPPRLRRLADFPDTDLVGEEGLDIFTIIRQGDLLVHHPYESFTASVEYFVTQAAHDPDVLAIKMTLYRTSGDSPIIQALIAAAENGKQVAALVELKARFDEESNITWARALENAGVHVVYGVLGLKTHTKVVLVVRQEAGQLRRYVHIGTGNYNPKTARIYTDLGLLSCREELGADLTDLFNYLTGFSKQKSYRKLLVAPVTLRDRLVALIRREMAEGRNGHIIAKMNALVDPQIIRTLYEASQAGVQVDLIVRGICCLRPGIAGVSENIRVISIVGRYLEHSRIFWFSNNGEPEVFIGSADWMPRNLDRRVEAVTPIDDPTIAAKLKQLLDIFLADNRQAWELRSDGTYVQRHPTEDDPERSAQTILMEMALHQ
- a CDS encoding IS630 family transposase; its protein translation is MRFAYRLWSFTIDPRNLVFIDETGIHLAMTRLSGRAPIGERLYDTEAPGDGGKNISLIGGMSIDGLIASMSIVGSVNTDVFLFYIQEILIPQLWVGAIVLMDNLPVHHASVVQAAIESVGAKVVFLPPYSPDLSPIELCWSKLKQLLRSAKARTQEALDQALTRIINECISADDALGWFNHCGLFI
- a CDS encoding helix-turn-helix domain-containing protein is translated as MPAPLSVDLRQRIMAAYEAQEGSQRQLAERFKVSLSFIRDLRRHYCETGTVEPKAHGGGAIAKLGKEQLPIVEALVTAQPDALLKELCERFAQQSGVEVSISTMQQAVSKLKLSVKKKH
- a CDS encoding carbonic anhydrase; amino-acid sequence: MKKLIQGLRAFKTNYVSTHRELLEHLAHGQSPRVLFITCSDSRIVPSLVTQTDIGDLFVIRNAGNIIPPYGAANGGEGASIEYAVHALGINQIVVCGHSHCGAMKGLLHLNKLQEEMPLVYDWLKHAEATRRLVKENYSGQYSEEELLEIAIAENVLIQIDNLKTYPVIHSRIHQNKLQIYAWVYHIETGEVLAYDPETHSYIPPQSQIIDSSPNVSANTRTIVSNAPPVACELPLAEGIPADEIEQEFAKVRESHLSSSKTRDIDALPWLSPEQAERIYRGSIGKNKL
- a CDS encoding DUF3611 family protein, producing MLDKPGASSPSPSLQDIARAFRLAGWVGFWAQLVLTVVSGIILLFAGLSGSPAGTNQPSPGTGVGVVVTLFGILVLLFNLYWAVFRYIPIGRNLEGPPSGRPKRAETIQVLRTGLIASLIGMFLSLLGAQATVGLLAAKAFSQGVGGFVNIDPSRLIQPLDILVVQASVNVILAQFFGISAALWLLNRVTR